A window of the Nitrospirota bacterium genome harbors these coding sequences:
- a CDS encoding SLC26A/SulP transporter family protein, with product MSKSENRAGDVWGGVAATLVALPSSIAYGVVMFSAIGAAFAAQGALAGVIGAIALGILAPLFGGTPRLITSPSAPAAAVVAATAAEFYQALSPGTDPAGISAVLLLLAITGVATGILQLAIGAVGGGKLMKYIPYPVVAGFLSGVAIVIFTGQIPKFFGFPKSAGLWGGLTQPDLWRWPGIVVGLITIGGMVVAPKITRRLPAVIIALLGGIGAYFAIAFLVDPTLLSLTDNHLVIGPVGGREALSVSSLVGRWSAVTQLALPQLKLVFLPALTMAILLSLDTLKTCVIVDALTRSRSNANRELIGQGIGNVASGLIGGAPGSGTMGATLINLSSGAKTRFSGLVEGVLVLVVFLLFARWVSWIPLAALAGILLVVAYRMVDRDSFHLLKNKSTRLDFVVVAVVAVVTVSVDLVTAEAVGLGIAILLFLREQIREPIVRRKTTGDHTFSKKRRVPSEAAILEKKGEQTAIYELVGSLFFGTTDHLYTELESDLRTKTFVILDMRSVRSVDVTAAHKLDQIEAQLTERGAFLVFAGLSHHLPTEQNLQAFFAEVGLNKPSRNVKMFEELSEALEWVEDRILEEEGVRKATTEPPLTLGQFDLLHGLDAADVKEVEALAATKSFVPRSKIFSRGDKGDEVFLIRSGEVRINLPLEGGEHHHLATFARGDFFGDMSFLDHADRSADAVTSSATELYVLSRAQFDAFALRHPLVAKRVIARLARALSIRLRQTDTELRALEEA from the coding sequence ATGAGCAAGTCCGAAAATCGCGCGGGAGACGTCTGGGGCGGCGTGGCCGCCACGCTCGTGGCGCTTCCTTCCTCCATCGCCTACGGCGTGGTCATGTTCTCGGCGATAGGCGCCGCCTTCGCCGCGCAGGGCGCGCTGGCGGGGGTGATCGGTGCCATCGCGCTCGGCATCCTCGCGCCGCTCTTCGGCGGCACGCCCCGGCTCATCACTTCACCTTCGGCGCCTGCCGCCGCCGTGGTCGCCGCCACCGCCGCCGAGTTTTATCAGGCCCTCTCGCCGGGGACCGATCCCGCCGGTATATCCGCCGTCCTGCTCCTCCTCGCCATCACGGGGGTTGCTACGGGAATCCTTCAGCTCGCCATCGGGGCCGTGGGCGGCGGGAAACTGATGAAGTACATCCCCTACCCCGTGGTGGCCGGGTTCCTGAGCGGGGTCGCCATCGTCATATTCACGGGGCAAATCCCCAAGTTCTTCGGATTTCCCAAATCGGCTGGGTTGTGGGGCGGCCTCACCCAGCCGGACCTCTGGCGCTGGCCGGGAATCGTCGTGGGACTCATCACCATCGGTGGGATGGTCGTGGCCCCCAAGATTACCCGTCGACTCCCGGCTGTCATTATCGCCCTTCTCGGCGGAATAGGCGCCTATTTCGCGATCGCATTCCTCGTCGATCCGACCCTGTTGAGCCTGACCGACAATCACTTGGTCATCGGACCCGTCGGCGGCCGCGAGGCCCTCTCCGTCTCCAGCCTCGTCGGCCGATGGAGCGCCGTTACACAGCTCGCTCTTCCCCAACTCAAGCTTGTCTTTCTTCCGGCACTCACAATGGCCATCCTGCTCTCCCTCGACACGCTGAAGACCTGCGTCATCGTCGACGCGCTGACCCGATCCCGAAGCAATGCGAACCGGGAGCTGATCGGCCAGGGGATCGGCAACGTGGCCTCCGGACTGATCGGGGGCGCGCCCGGCTCCGGAACGATGGGGGCCACGCTCATCAACCTCAGCAGCGGGGCAAAAACCCGTTTCTCCGGACTGGTGGAGGGAGTACTCGTCCTCGTAGTCTTCCTGCTGTTCGCTCGCTGGGTGTCGTGGATTCCCCTCGCCGCCCTCGCAGGCATCCTCCTCGTGGTCGCCTATCGCATGGTCGATCGCGACAGCTTCCACCTGCTGAAAAACAAGTCCACCCGTCTCGACTTCGTTGTCGTGGCGGTGGTGGCCGTCGTGACCGTAAGCGTGGATCTGGTCACCGCCGAGGCGGTCGGACTCGGCATTGCAATTCTGCTCTTTCTCCGGGAACAAATCCGCGAGCCCATCGTCCGCCGGAAGACGACCGGGGATCACACGTTTTCAAAAAAACGCCGCGTCCCTTCCGAAGCGGCCATCCTTGAGAAGAAGGGGGAACAAACCGCCATTTACGAACTTGTGGGAAGCCTCTTCTTCGGAACCACGGACCATCTCTACACCGAGTTGGAATCGGATCTCCGAACGAAGACATTCGTGATCCTCGACATGCGCTCGGTCCGATCGGTCGACGTGACGGCCGCTCACAAGCTGGACCAAATCGAGGCCCAGCTCACCGAGCGCGGGGCCTTCCTGGTCTTTGCCGGGCTGTCACATCATCTTCCGACAGAGCAGAACCTCCAGGCATTTTTCGCCGAAGTCGGTCTCAACAAACCTTCGCGGAACGTGAAAATGTTCGAAGAATTGAGCGAGGCGTTGGAATGGGTGGAGGATCGTATCCTGGAAGAGGAAGGCGTTCGAAAGGCGACGACGGAGCCCCCGTTGACGCTCGGCCAGTTCGACCTGCTGCACGGCCTTGATGCGGCCGACGTCAAAGAAGTCGAGGCATTGGCGGCGACAAAGTCGTTCGTCCCAAGGAGCAAGATTTTCAGCCGGGGGGACAAAGGGGATGAGGTCTTCCTGATCCGATCCGGTGAGGTGCGGATCAACCTCCCGCTCGAAGGCGGCGAACACCATCACCTGGCGACATTTGCGCGCGGCGATTTCTTCGGCGATATGTCTTTCCTCGACCATGCAGACCGATCGGCCGACGCCGTCACCAGCTCTGCCACCGAACTTTATGTCTTGTCCCGGGCCCAGTTCGATGCCTTTGCCCTCCGCCACCCGCTGGTGGCCAAGCGAGTGATTGCCCGGCTCGCGCGCGCCCTGTCCATCCGCCTCCGGCAGACGGACACCGAACTCCGCGCCCTCGAAGAAGCCTGA